One window of the Podospora pseudocomata strain CBS 415.72m chromosome 7, whole genome shotgun sequence genome contains the following:
- a CDS encoding hypothetical protein (EggNog:ENOG503NYRD; COG:I; MEROPS:MER0017177) — translation MATTSSAFPPLPLPDGIIEDYIDCTSSCGLTFHVLKAGKPGKPLVLFTHGYPELAYSWRKVLPAVAEAGYFCVAPDQRGYGRTTGWPRRNFEDTDLAEWSLTNLVRDLVCLVYKLGYTQVRSIVGHDFGAVSAAVAALIRPDMFLSTVHMSHPYHPPSTPPLSSPKGGKDIHTDLAALSPPRKHYKWYNSTAPAAKDWDVPPQGLEAFLRGYFHLKSADWEKNEPYPLDAWTADQLAKLPEYYIMRQDQTMPKMVHENMVGEDASKTERWLSKDEMEIYCSEWKRTGFQGALNWYRAQTVGVQDNKKAAGDMWLFAGKKIEVPVAFISGVKDWGNYQRPGALQGYENEEWVKNGMFRGATLVEGAGHWVQQEQPDVVIREILKFLQSL, via the coding sequence ATGGCCACGACTTCAAGTGCCTTTCCTCCGCTTCCTCTACCTGATGGCATCATCGAAGACTACATCGACTGCACATCATCTTGTGGTCTAACCTTCCATGTGCTCAAAGCAGGAAAACCAGGAAAACCCCTCGTTTTATTCACCCACGGCTACCCGGAGCTGGCCTACTCATGGCGCAAAGTTCTACCCGCCGTTGCCGAAGCAGGCTACTTTTGTGTGGCTCCAGACCAGCGTGGATACGGCCGAACAACTGGGTGGCCTCGGAGAAACTTTGAAGATACCGACCTGGCAGAATGGTCTCTGACAAATCTAGTGCGCGATTTGGTGTGTCTTGTTTACAAGTTGGGATATACCCAAGTACGCAGCATTGTTGGGCATGACTTTGGCGCTGTGAGTGCTGCCGTGGCGGCCTTGATACGGCCAGACATGTTTCTCTCCACGGTTCACATGAGCCACCCTTATCAtcccccttcaactccccctcTCAGTAGCCCGAAGGGCGGAAAAGATATACACACGGATTTGGCTGCTCTTTCTCCGCCAAGAAAACATTACAAGTGGTACAACTCAACTGCTCCGGCTGCCAAGGATTGGGACGTGCCACCCCAAGGGCTTGAGGCCTTCCTCAGAGGCTATTTTCACCTCAAGTCGGCCGACTGGGAGAAGAACGAGCCCTATCCACTGGATGCCTGGACTGCGGACCAGTTGGCAAAACTGCCAGAGTACTACATCATGCGCCAAGACCAAACAATGCCAAAGATGGTCCATGAAAACatggtgggagaggatgcTTCCAAGACCGAAAGGTGGCTGAGCAAGGACGAGATGGAGATCTATTGTTCTGAGTGGAAGCGAACTGGCTTCCAGGGCGCTCTGAACTGGTATCGAGCACAAACCGTGGGGGTCCAGGACAACAAGAAGGCTGCAGGTGACATGTGGCTATTTGCTGGAAAAAAGATTGAGGTTCCGGTTGCATTCATCAGCGGGGTTAAGGACTGGGGAAACTACCAACGACCTGGAGCTCTCCAAGGGTACGAGAACGAGGAATGGGTCAAGAACGGAATGTTCAGGGGCGCGACGTTGGTTGAGGGGGCTGGACACTGGGTACAGCAAGAGCAGCCGGATGTTGTGATTCGGGAGATTCTCAAGTTCCTCCAGTCTCTGTGA
- a CDS encoding hypothetical protein (COG:S; EggNog:ENOG503P0EN), translating into MADRPSRGERSRVVSRQGASRRISHFIELGIPNLTIKMHSRNVLAAAVALAGAPSVHAVLRFSCSELVTERLDPLVFPGAMQSPHVHQIVGGNMFNVTMDPNRHNIGEEATCTTCTFSEDFSNYWTAILYFRARNGTLIRVPQRPNIDFDGARGGGMTVYYTATYQNHKPTAFQPGFRMIVGNPMYRTQAEASRYRQMTFTCLETLSTRTGETTEMPKQPCREGIMSNVRFPTCWDGKTLDPPDHSSHVAYPSSGTFESGGPCPASHPVRIPQLFYEVLWDTRRFNDRSLWPEDGSQPFVWSYGDYTGYGTHGDYVFGWKGDSLQRAMDANCDFYCPQLKTQSIATGNQCRQNQKVAENIDGPFDRLPGNVEITGPQPGASNPNPGNGGGSTQTPVQPTPVPNPGNGGGCSVQKWGQCGGQGWSGCTVCASGSTCRAQNQWYSQCL; encoded by the exons ATGGCTGATCGCCCTTCCAGAGGTGAAAGATCTCGGGTAGTCAGTCGTCAAGGAGCCAGCAGGAGGATATCTCACTTCATAGAGTTGGGTATACCGAATCTCACGATCAAGATGCACTCCCGCAacgtcctcgccgccgccgtggcgTTGGCTGGCGCCCCGAGCGTCCATGCCGTCCTTCGATTCTCGTGCTCAGAGCTTGTGACCGAGCGTCTCGATCC CCTCGTCTTCCCAGGTGCTATGCAGTCTCCTCACGTCCACCAGATCGTCGGTGGCAACATGTTCAACGTGACCATGGACCCCAACAGACACAACATTGGCGAGGAGGCCACCTGCACAACCTGCACCTTCTCTGAGGATTTCTCCAACTACTGGACGGCCATCCTTTACTTCCGTGCCCGCAACGGCACCTTGATCCGGGTCCCGCAGCGGCCCAACATTGACTTTGACGGTGCCCGTGGCGGCGGTATGACCGTCTACTACACGGCCACCTATCAAAACCACAAGCCCACCGCCTTCCAGCCCGGCTTCCGCATGATTGTCGGTAACCCCATGTACCGCACCCAGGCCGAGGCGTCTCGCTACCGCCAGATGACCTTCACCTGCCTCGAGACCCTCTCGACCCGCACCGGTGAGACCACCGAGATGCCCAAGCAGCCCTGCAGAGAAGGCATCATGTCCAACGTCCGCTTCCCCACATGCTGGGACGGCAAGACTCTCGACCCCCCCGATCACTCCTCCCACGTCGCCTACCCCAGCAGCGGGACCTTTGAGTCAGGCGGCCCCTGCCCCGCCTCCCACCCCGTCCGCATCCCCCAGCTCTTTTACGAGGTCCTCTGGGACACCCGCCGCTTCAACGACCGCAGCCTCTGGCCCGAGGACGGCTCCCAGCCGTTTGTCTGGTCGTACGGCGACTACACCGGCTACGGCACCCACGGCGATTACGTCTTTGGGTGGAAGGGCGACTCTCTCCAGCGTGCCATGGATGCCAACTGCGACTTTTACTGCCCTCAGCTCAAGACGCAGAGCATTGCTACTGGTAACCAGTGCAGACAGAACCAGAAGGTGGCCGAGAACATTGACGGGCCGTTTGATCGTTTGCCTGGGAATGTGGAGATTACCGGGCCTCAGCCTGGGGCTTCCAACCCTAATCCTGGGAACGGCGGCGGTAGTACTCAGACTCCTGTGCAGCCTACTCCTGTGCCCAACCCTGGGAATGGTGGCGGCTGCAGTGTTCAGAAGTGGGGACAGTGCGGTGGTCAGGGGTGGAGCGGGTGCACTGTTTGCGCTTCGGGGTCGACTTGCCGGGCGCAGAACCAGTGGTATTCTCAGTGCTTGtaa
- a CDS encoding hypothetical protein (CAZy:AA1; COG:Q; EggNog:ENOG503NVU0), with product MGFLKACLDFLSHAAFTSFSPFDALFSPQQPLFVPTPPATYSAADFAGAYSPRIDPVRDCVYPALRYNGYKPCNNVSRTCWQRRVKFKDYDINDDYEVTTPFGITREYWLTVDQADLRPDGQPKINGVALNGTYPGPIIEACWGDKIVVHVRNKYRDNGTTIHWHGLRQLYSNDMDGVNGVTQCPIAYGEEYTYEFRARQYGHTWYHSHYSLQYPDGVAGPLIIHGPTSAEWDIDNGPIMVADWLYNTSFAAFNCEAYDCGNETPPKADNIVVNGIGAFKQSNGKWTNNYFKTMFKPGKKHLLRLINGSAASSFVFSIDNHTMTVIASDLVAIKPYTTTSLLLGIGQRYTVVVEANQEPSLYWMRTTPAAGCSAFRKNQKGEFTQVKETTSFIAYEDAPKLPYPDSTSVKHKGVNDTCIDESHISQDRLVPIVPWEVSAKPTNDVSRGSFTAGYEKNANPDLYPQLPFKHWLLANSPTSQPLWVNFSMPTILDPFTNPPFSSITRFEQSYGFVYLIVDGSFLFNPDPNFTAIPTGHPIHLHGSDFVILNQDWKPYDPVNSPRDFKFNNPARRDTALLPSGGYLALAFKPDNPGAWLMHCHIAWHASSGLALQLVVRPREIPGYNGDLLPVQLGCESWRRWDNRDPIVQTDSGI from the exons ATGGGTTTCCTCAAAGCATGTCTTGACTTCCTCAGCCATGCTGCTTTCACCTCGTTTTCTCCTTTCGATGCCCTCTTTTCACCTCAACAGCCTCTGTTCGTTCCTACTCCCCCCGCGACATACAGCGCGGCCGACTTTGCAGGCGCCTACAGTCCACGGATCGATCCAGTTAGAGACTGTGTCTATCCCGCTCTCAGATACAATGGGTACAAGCCATGCAATAATGTCTCCAGGACATGCTGGCAGAGACGTGTAAAGTTCAAAGACTACGACATCAATGATGATT ACGAAGTTACAACCCCCTTTGGCATAACACGAGAG TACTGGCTCACCGTCGACCAAGCTGATCTTAGGCCCGATGGTCAACCCAAGATCAACGGAGTAGCGCTGAACGGCACCTATCCAGGCCCCATCATTGAGGCCTGCTGGGGTGATAAGATTGTCGTCCATGTCAGAAACAAGTATCGCGACAATGGGACTACCATCCACTGGCACGGCCTCCGTCAGCTTTACAGCAACGACATGGACGGCGTCAACGGTGTCACTCAATGTCCAATCGCGTATGGCGAGGAATACACGTACGAGTTCCGAGCGAGGCAGTACGGACATACCTGGTATCACTCACACTATTCTCTTCAATATCCCGACGGCGTGGCTGGTCCACTCATTATTCACGGCCCAACTAGTGCCGAGTGGGATATCGACAATGGTCCCATCATGGTCGCTGACTGGCTCTACAACACTTCGTTTGCCGCCTTCAACTGTGAGGCCTACGACTGCGGCAACGAGACCCCTCCCAAGGCCGACAACATTGTCGTTAACGGCATCGGAGCCTTCAAACAATCCAATGGGAAATGGACGAACAACTACTTCAAGACCATGTTTAAACCAGGCAAAAAACATCTGCTGAGACTGATCAACGGATCCGCTGCATCAAGCTTTGTCTTTTCCATCGATAACCACACCATGACTGTGATAGCCAGTGACTTGGTCGCCATCAAGCCTTACACCACAACCTCTCTTTTGCTGGGCATTG GTCAGCGCTACACCGTCGTGGTAGAAGCCAACCAAGAGCCTAGCCTCTACTGGATGCGCACCACCCCCGCAGCCGGCTGCAGCGCCTTCCGCAAGAACCAAAAAGGCGAGTTCACCCAGGTCAAAGAGACAACCTCCTTCATCGCCTACGAAGACGCCCCCAAGCTCCCCTACCCCGACTCAACCTCGGTCAAGCACAAAGGCGTAAACGACACTTGCATCGACGAATCCCACATCAGCCAAGACCGCCTCGTCCCCATCGTCCCCTGGGAGGTGTCCGCCAAACCTACCAACGACGTCTCCCGCGGGTCATTCACGGCCGGGTATGAAAAGAACGCCAACCCGGATTTATACCCCCAACTGCCCTTCAAACACTGGCTCCTAGCCAACAGCCCGACTTCCCAACCACTCTGGGTGAATTTCAGCATGCCGACCATCCTCGACCCGTTTACCAACCCGCCGTTTTCTTCCATCACCAGAT TCGAACAATCCTACGGCTTCGTCTACCTAATCGTAGACggctccttcctcttcaacccagACCCCAACTTCACCGCCATCCCCACCGGgcaccccatccacctccacggCTCTGATTTTGTAATCCTCAACCAGGACTGGAAACCTTACGATCCAGTCAACTCTCCCAGGGACTTTAAATTTAATAACCCTGCCAGACGGGATACAGCGCTGTTGCCCAGTGGCGGGTATCTTGCTCTGGCGTTTAAGCCAGATAATCCGGGGGCGTGGTTGATGCATTGCCATATTGCTTGGCATGCTAGTTCTG GGCTGGCACTGCAGCTTGTGGTCAGGCCGAGGGAGATACCCGGTTACAACGGGGATTTGCTGCCCGTGCAGTTGGGGTGtgagagctggaggaggtgggacAACAGGGATCCGATCGTGCAGACCGATTCTGGGATTTGA
- a CDS encoding hypothetical protein (EggNog:ENOG503NW9J; COG:S): protein MSTQSSTRPRRNSAHPASSRARGVSMSFATRQDSGLLALEDNGFEDFARLSLEKSRSHGFSGREHVHVDDHDGAPGSSKAPHQGNIKRMLRRASVSFKTNVKGFMHRRTSIPASTVFSTDSHDSKSPFLSSSPPNCDRPATSHSTWHRLRQATSFHRHSRVLYTGHGERAFGHDLATIQSPTFPVPGSGEHPPIIPRNTGAAARQAAAAIACSGRQGYEFMEFQRPHPSWLDDDFFGDSESGIGIALTSSSEIDSGGGSKGELSSYGSSEKTDIVKVDFISQLPTELAILILAELDGPTLGTASLVNKRWAHVVENRHVWRESFLREKTTAYATGGSIQPGSGLGVPFVHPGNDWKNIYRAKEQLDRNWKEGKARPVYLNGHTDSIYCLQFDEDKIITGSRDRTIRVWDMRTYACKLVIGSPEVVNDPALSIVYDPSGNPIHYAHLPDLDPTPGPDGLPRATVRAHHSVPTILSPSMHHKASILCLQYDDEILVTGSSDATCIVYSIRSGYRPIRKLAHHSAAVLDLVFDDKHIVTCSKDISICVWDRATGALIKQLRGHSGPVNAVQMRGNTIVSCSGDFKVKLWNIDSGKNIQEFVGHTKGLACSQFSEDGRWIASAGNDKIIRIWDANTGECVREMKAHDNLVRSLHVDSVSGRLVSGSYDSDIKVWDMETGQPLLDFPKWHSSWVLSAKSDYRRIVSSGQDPKILILDFGAGVEGVEMLESRRRVVEEVGLGLGCRGEEQQQQQQQQEWL from the exons ATGTCCACCCAGTCATCCACTCGCCCTAGGCGCAACTCGGCGCACCCGGCGTCGTCGCGCGCTCGAGGCGTGAGCATGTCGTTTGCAACGCGACAGGATTCGGGATTGTTGGCGCTGGAGGACAATGGTTTTGAAGACTTTGCTCGCCTGTCTCTGGAGAAGAGCAGGAGCCACGGCTTCTCCGGGCGGGAACATGTCCATGTGGATGACCACGACGGAGCACCCGGCTCCTCCAAGGCACCGCACCAGGGAAACATCAAGAGGATGCTCCGACGGGCTTCTGTCTCTTTCAAAACAAACGTCAAAGGCTTCATGCACCGGCGCACCTCGATCCCCGCTTCCACGGTCTTTTCCACAGACAGCCACGACTCAAAGTCCCCCTTTCTGAGCTCGTCCCCGCCAAACTGCGACCGACCTGCCACGTCTCACTCCACATGGCACCGCCTGCGGCAAGCCACAAGCTTCCATCGCCATTCGAGGGTGCTGTACACCGGTCATGGTGAGCGCGCCTTTGGACATGATCTCGCGACCATCCAATCGCCGAccttccccgtccccggGTCCGGCGAGCATCCTCCCATTATCCCGCGCAACACGGGTGCTGCTGCGAGGCAAGCGGCGGCAGCCATTGCCTGCAGTGGTAGGCAAGGATACGAGTTTATGGAGTTCCAGAGGCCGCACCCGAGCTGGCTCGATGATGATTTCTTTGGTGACAGTGAGAGCGGCATCGGAATTGCCTTGACAAGCTCCTCCGAGATCGATTCGGGTGGTGGCTCCAAGGGCGAGCTGTCATCCTATGGGAGCAGCGAGAAGACTGATATTGTCAAGGTTGACTTTATCTCGCAGCTGCCAACGGAGCTGGCTATTCTTATCCTCGCCGAACTCGATGGCCCGACTTTGGGGACGGCCAGTCTGGTCAACAAGCGCTGGGCTCATGTTGTCGAGAACCGGCATGTCTGGCGGGAGTCGTTCTTGCGGGAAAAGACGACGGCTTATGCCACGGGTGGAAGTATCCAGCCCGGGAGTGGTTTGGGAGTTCCGTTTGTTCACCCCGGGAATGACTGGAAGAACATATACAGGGCCAAGGAGCAGCTCGATCGCAACTGGAAAGAGGGCAAGGCTCGCCCGGTGTACTTGAACGGTCACACCGACAGCATTTATTGCCTGCAATTCGATGA AGACAAAATCATCACCGGATCTCGCGACCGCACCATCCGGGTCTGGGATATGCGCACCTACGCCTGCAAACTCGTCATCGGTTCCCCGGAAGTGGTCAACGATCCCGCCCTCTCCATCGTCTACGACCCCAGCGGCAACCCAATTCACTACGCTCACCTCCCCGACCTCGACCCGACTCCTGGCCCCGACGGTCTCCCCCGCGCCACAGTCCGCGCTCACCACTCCgtccccaccatcctctccccttccatgCACCACAAAGCCTCCATCCTCTGCCTCCAGTACGACGACGAAATCCTCGTCACCGGCTCCTCGGACGCGACCTGCATCGTCTACAGCATACGCTCCGGCTATCGCCCCATCCGCAAACTAGCCCACCACTCGGCCGCTGTTTTGGATCTCGTCTTTGACGACAAGCACATCGTCACCTGCAGCAAGGACATCTCCATCTGTGTCTGGGACCGCGCAACAGGCGCCCTGATCAAGCAGCTCCGCGGCCACTCGGGCCCCGTCAACGCAGTCCAAATGCGGGGCAACACCATCGTCTCCTGCAGCGGCGACTTCAAGGTCAAGCTCTGGAACATTGACTCGGGCAAAAACATTCAAGAATTCGTCGGGCACACCAAGGGCCTGGCGTGCAGCCAGTTTTCCGAAGACGGGAGGTGGATCGCGTCTGCGGGCAACGACAAGATCATCCGGATTTGGGACGCCAACACGGGAGAGTGTGTCAGGGAGATGAAGGCGCATGATAACCTTGTCAGGAGCCTGCACGTGGACTCTGTGTCGGGGCGGCTGGTGAGCGGGAGCTATGATAGCGACATTAAGGTTTGGGATATGGAGACGGGGCAGCCGCTGTTGGATTTTCCAAAGTGGCATTCGAGTTGGGTTTTGAGTGCGAAGAGTGATTATAGGAGGATTGTGAGTTCGGGGCAGGATCCAAAGATTTTGATTTTGGATTTTGGGGCgggagtggagggggtggagatgttggagagTAGGAGGcgggttgtggaggaggtgggtttgggtttgggttgtaggggggaggagcagcagcagcagcagcagcagcaggagtgGCTTTGA